One region of Eubalaena glacialis isolate mEubGla1 chromosome 6, mEubGla1.1.hap2.+ XY, whole genome shotgun sequence genomic DNA includes:
- the FAM131A gene encoding protein FAM131A isoform X3: protein MPMISVLGKMFLWQREGPGGRWTCQTSRRVASDPAWAVEWIELPRGLSLSSLGSARTLRGWSRSSRPSSVDSQDLPEVNVGDTVAMLPKSRRALTIQEIAALARSSLHGISQVVKDHVTKPTAMAQGRVAHLIEWKGWSKPSDSPAALESAFSSYSDLSEGEQEARFAAGVAEQFAIAEAKLRAWSSVDGEDSTDESYDEDFAGGTDSDTAGQLPLGPHLQDLFTGHRFSRPMRQGSVEPESDCSQTVSPETLCSSLCSLEDGLLGSPARLASQLLGDELLLAKLPHSRESAFRSLGPLEVQDSLYSSPLTESCLSPAEEEPAPCKDCQPLCLPPASSWERQRQASDVASSGVVSLDEDEVEPEEQ from the exons ATGCCTATGATTTCTGTGCTGGGCAAAATGTTTCTATGGCAGCGTGAAGGGCCTGGAGGACGATGGACTTGTCAGACAAGTCGCAGAG tGGCCTCGGATCCGGCGTGGGCTGTGGAGTGGATCGAACTGCCTCGGGGCCTCTCTCTATCTTCCTTGGGATCTGCTCGGACCCTCCGAGGCTGGAGCCGGTCCTCCCGCCCTTCCTCAGTGGACAGCCAGGACTTGCCAGAG GTGAATGTTGGAGACACAGTCGCGATGCTGCCCAAGTCCCGAAGAGCCCTAACTATCCAGGAGATCGCTGCGCTGGCCAGATCCTCCCTGCATG GTATTTCCCAGGTAGTGAAGGACCACGTGACCAAGcccactgccatggcccagggcCGAGTGGCTCACCTCATTGAGTGGAAGGGCTGGAGCAAGCCAAGTGACTCGCCCGCTGCCCTAGAATCAGCCTTTTCCTCCTACTCAGACCTCAGTGAGGGTGAACAAGAGGCTCGCTTTGCAGCAG GAGTGGCCGAGCAATTCGCCATTGCAGAAGCCAAGCTCCGGGCATGGTCATCAGTGGATGGTGAGGACTCCACCGATGAATCCTATGATGAGGACTTTGCTGGGGGAACTGACTCAG ACACGGCTGGGCAGCTGCCCCTGGGGCCCCACCTCCAGGACCTCTTCACCGGCCACCGATTCTCCCGGCCTATGCGCCAGGGCTCCGTGGAACCCGAGAGCGACTGCTCGCAGACCGTGTCCCCAGAGACCCTGTGCTCTAGTCTGTGCAGCCTGGAGGACGGGTTGTTGGGCTCCCCGGCCCGCCTGGCTTCCCAGCTGCTGGGCGACGAGCTGCTCCTCGCCAAACTGCCCCACAGCCGGGAAAGTGCCTTCCGCAGCCTGGGCCCATTGGAGGTCCAGGACTCGCTCTACAGCTCGCCCCTCACAGAGTCCTGCCTTTCTCCCGCTGAGGAGGAGCCAGCCCCCTGCAAGGACTGCCAGCCGCTCTGCCTGCCGCCAGCGAGCAGCTGGGAACGGCAGCGGCAAGCCTCTGACGTAGCTTCTTCTGGGGTGGTGTCCTTAGACGAGGATGAGGTGGAGCCAGAGGAACAGTGA
- the FAM131A gene encoding protein FAM131A isoform X1, which translates to MGCIGSRSPAGQVASDPAWAVEWIELPRGLSLSSLGSARTLRGWSRSSRPSSVDSQDLPEVNVGDTVAMLPKSRRALTIQEIAALARSSLHGISQVVKDHVTKPTAMAQGRVAHLIEWKGWSKPSDSPAALESAFSSYSDLSEGEQEARFAAGVAEQFAIAEAKLRAWSSVDGEDSTDESYDEDFAGGTDSDTAGQLPLGPHLQDLFTGHRFSRPMRQGSVEPESDCSQTVSPETLCSSLCSLEDGLLGSPARLASQLLGDELLLAKLPHSRESAFRSLGPLEVQDSLYSSPLTESCLSPAEEEPAPCKDCQPLCLPPASSWERQRQASDVASSGVVSLDEDEVEPEEQ; encoded by the exons ATGGGCTGTATCGGCTCTCGGAGCCCGGCGGGTCAGG tGGCCTCGGATCCGGCGTGGGCTGTGGAGTGGATCGAACTGCCTCGGGGCCTCTCTCTATCTTCCTTGGGATCTGCTCGGACCCTCCGAGGCTGGAGCCGGTCCTCCCGCCCTTCCTCAGTGGACAGCCAGGACTTGCCAGAG GTGAATGTTGGAGACACAGTCGCGATGCTGCCCAAGTCCCGAAGAGCCCTAACTATCCAGGAGATCGCTGCGCTGGCCAGATCCTCCCTGCATG GTATTTCCCAGGTAGTGAAGGACCACGTGACCAAGcccactgccatggcccagggcCGAGTGGCTCACCTCATTGAGTGGAAGGGCTGGAGCAAGCCAAGTGACTCGCCCGCTGCCCTAGAATCAGCCTTTTCCTCCTACTCAGACCTCAGTGAGGGTGAACAAGAGGCTCGCTTTGCAGCAG GAGTGGCCGAGCAATTCGCCATTGCAGAAGCCAAGCTCCGGGCATGGTCATCAGTGGATGGTGAGGACTCCACCGATGAATCCTATGATGAGGACTTTGCTGGGGGAACTGACTCAG ACACGGCTGGGCAGCTGCCCCTGGGGCCCCACCTCCAGGACCTCTTCACCGGCCACCGATTCTCCCGGCCTATGCGCCAGGGCTCCGTGGAACCCGAGAGCGACTGCTCGCAGACCGTGTCCCCAGAGACCCTGTGCTCTAGTCTGTGCAGCCTGGAGGACGGGTTGTTGGGCTCCCCGGCCCGCCTGGCTTCCCAGCTGCTGGGCGACGAGCTGCTCCTCGCCAAACTGCCCCACAGCCGGGAAAGTGCCTTCCGCAGCCTGGGCCCATTGGAGGTCCAGGACTCGCTCTACAGCTCGCCCCTCACAGAGTCCTGCCTTTCTCCCGCTGAGGAGGAGCCAGCCCCCTGCAAGGACTGCCAGCCGCTCTGCCTGCCGCCAGCGAGCAGCTGGGAACGGCAGCGGCAAGCCTCTGACGTAGCTTCTTCTGGGGTGGTGTCCTTAGACGAGGATGAGGTGGAGCCAGAGGAACAGTGA
- the FAM131A gene encoding protein FAM131A isoform X2 produces the protein MLPKSRRALTIQEIAALARSSLHGISQVVKDHVTKPTAMAQGRVAHLIEWKGWSKPSDSPAALESAFSSYSDLSEGEQEARFAAGVAEQFAIAEAKLRAWSSVDGEDSTDESYDEDFAGGTDSDTAGQLPLGPHLQDLFTGHRFSRPMRQGSVEPESDCSQTVSPETLCSSLCSLEDGLLGSPARLASQLLGDELLLAKLPHSRESAFRSLGPLEVQDSLYSSPLTESCLSPAEEEPAPCKDCQPLCLPPASSWERQRQASDVASSGVVSLDEDEVEPEEQ, from the exons ATGCTGCCCAAGTCCCGAAGAGCCCTAACTATCCAGGAGATCGCTGCGCTGGCCAGATCCTCCCTGCATG GTATTTCCCAGGTAGTGAAGGACCACGTGACCAAGcccactgccatggcccagggcCGAGTGGCTCACCTCATTGAGTGGAAGGGCTGGAGCAAGCCAAGTGACTCGCCCGCTGCCCTAGAATCAGCCTTTTCCTCCTACTCAGACCTCAGTGAGGGTGAACAAGAGGCTCGCTTTGCAGCAG GAGTGGCCGAGCAATTCGCCATTGCAGAAGCCAAGCTCCGGGCATGGTCATCAGTGGATGGTGAGGACTCCACCGATGAATCCTATGATGAGGACTTTGCTGGGGGAACTGACTCAG ACACGGCTGGGCAGCTGCCCCTGGGGCCCCACCTCCAGGACCTCTTCACCGGCCACCGATTCTCCCGGCCTATGCGCCAGGGCTCCGTGGAACCCGAGAGCGACTGCTCGCAGACCGTGTCCCCAGAGACCCTGTGCTCTAGTCTGTGCAGCCTGGAGGACGGGTTGTTGGGCTCCCCGGCCCGCCTGGCTTCCCAGCTGCTGGGCGACGAGCTGCTCCTCGCCAAACTGCCCCACAGCCGGGAAAGTGCCTTCCGCAGCCTGGGCCCATTGGAGGTCCAGGACTCGCTCTACAGCTCGCCCCTCACAGAGTCCTGCCTTTCTCCCGCTGAGGAGGAGCCAGCCCCCTGCAAGGACTGCCAGCCGCTCTGCCTGCCGCCAGCGAGCAGCTGGGAACGGCAGCGGCAAGCCTCTGACGTAGCTTCTTCTGGGGTGGTGTCCTTAGACGAGGATGAGGTGGAGCCAGAGGAACAGTGA